In the Quercus lobata isolate SW786 chromosome 5, ValleyOak3.0 Primary Assembly, whole genome shotgun sequence genome, one interval contains:
- the LOC115991003 gene encoding uncharacterized protein LOC115991003 gives MDRIDKYRRVEEDQLQEKGKAKVISQEKRDFRSDRYNSNRPRKDFVEQSGSVDTQVVNAVFREPVQQVLEKIKNGPFFKWPNKMVGESKRRNPNLYCHYHQDHGHTTENCRNLWDHLEQLVREGKLLKQFLHHSNGRVSQAGSEMRGDASSRLPLADEVKCEDLERVIVADNPERFFQVGAKLPLQEKERLLEFLRTNVDVFAWSPYEAPGVDPNFICHRLNVNPSVIPKRQPPRRPSKEHAKAVRTEVTKLKQARAIKELVDATVGHPQMSFLDAFQGYHQIPLALDDQEKTAFVTPIGNYHYKVMSFSLKNAGSTYQWMMTKMFEPQLGRSIEVYIDDMVVKSKMVSEHVEDLMNIFGILRKHKLRLNASKCSFSVGSERFLGYMVTHRGIEVNPDQIKAINDLQAPWTPKEVQKLTRMTASLNRFISRSAERCRPFFLLLHKWKGFEWTEECAVAFQQLKEYLSKPSIMSSSKVDEMLFAYLAVAPYVVSFVLIREDSDVQRPIYYVSKSFHEAEVRYLSLEKAILVVVHATRKLPHYFQAHTVVVLTQLPLKSILRSADYTGRIAKWGTILGAFVIKCMPHTSVKGQVLADLVAEFAECLEEANMKQNDMDEKSVGLISTQGDSSWRVYVDGAANQRGAGLGLVLIYPKEITIEKSLRLGFSATNNEAEYETLLMGMSMVQKMDGKIAELFSDSRLVVGQVKGELEARDPRMQGYLSQVRRMQTKFESFILSHIP, from the exons ATGGATAGGATTGATAAGTAcagaagagtagaagaagaccaacttcaggaaaaaggaaaggctaaggtaATCTCTCAAGAGAAGAgagatttcaggtcggaccgttACAATAGTAACCGACCTCGGAAAGACTTCGTCGAGCAATCAGGTTCTGTTGACACCCAGGTGGTTAATGCAGTGTTTCGAGAGCCGGTGCAGCAAGtattggagaagataaagaatggGCCCttttttaaatggccaaacaagatggtaGGAGAGTCTAAGAGACGTAACCCGAACCTTTACTGCCACTAccatcaggatcatgggcacacgacGGAGAATTGCAGGAacttatgggaccatttggagcagttggtccgAGAGGGGAAATTATTGAAGCAATTCTTGCATCATTCCAATGGTAGGGTAAGCCAGGCAGGCTCAGAGATGCGTGGGGACGCTTCTTCAAGACTCCCCCTTG CTGACGAGGTAAAGTGTGAAGATTTGGAGAGAGTAATTGTTGCTGATAATCCGGAAAGATTCTTCCAGGTTGGGGCTAAACTGCCTTTGCAAGAGAAGGAGAGATTGCTGGAATTTCTCAGAACAAATGtagatgtgttcgcatggagcCCATATGAAGCCCCAGGTGTAGATCCGAATTTTATTTGTCATCGACTCAATGTGAATCCTTCCGTTATTCCCAAAAGACAACCACCTCGGCGACCATCAAAAGAGCACGCTAAAGCCGTCAGAACTGAGGTGACCAAGCTCAAGCAGGCtagggctatcaaagag ttggtggatgcaaccgttgGTCATCCCCAGATGAGTTTtctggatgccttccaaggatatcaccaaataccgttagCATTGGACGATCAAGAGAAGACGGCTTTCGTCACCCCTattggaaactatcattataaggtgatgtcGTTTAGTTTGAAAAACGCAGGATCTACCTATCAAtggatgatgactaaaatgtttgaACCGCAACTTGGCAGAAgcattgaagtttatatcgatgatatggtagTAAAGAGTAAAAtggtgtccgagcatgtggAAGATCTTATGAACATCTTTGGAATACTGAGAAAGCATAAGCTACGTCTGAATGCTTCAAAGTGTTCCTTTAGTGTAGGCTCCGAAAGATTCTTGGgatacatggtgacccatagaggaattgaagtgAACCCAGATCAGATTAAGGCCATCAACGATTTACAAGCACCTTGGACTCCAAAAGAGGTGCAGAAACTGACTAGAATGACTGCTTCtttgaaccgatttatctccaGATCGGCCGAGAGGTGTCGTCCCTTTTTCCTTCTACTGcataagtggaaaggatttgaatggaccgaggaatGTGCTGTGGCGTTTCAGCAGTTGAAGGAGTACCTGTCCAAGCCGTCTATCATGTCTAGTTCTAAGGTGGATGAGATGCTGTTTGCTTATCTGGCAGTTGCCCCTTATGTAGTTAGTTTTGTCTTAATACGAGAGGACAGCGACGTCCAAAGACCAATTTATTACGTAAGTAAGTCCTTTCATGAAGCTGAGGTGAGATATTTGTCATTGGAAAAGGCCATCTTGGTggtggtccatgcaacacgcaaacttccacattactttcaagcccatacagTGGTTGTCTTGACTCAGTTACCTCTCAagtccatacttagaagtgcagATTACACTGGGAGAATTGCTAAGTGGGGCACAATCCTAGGTGCTTTTGTCATCAAGTGTATGCCTCACACCTCTGTGAAAGGCCAAGTCCTTGCCGATCTGGTAGCTGAGTTTGCCGAGTGTCTAGAAGAAGCTAACATGAAGCAAaatgacatggatgaaaaatcggttggtcTGATATCCACACAAGGCGATTCCTCCTGGAGGGTATATGTGGACGGAGCAGCAAACCAACGGGGGGCAGGATTGGGGCTAGTTTTGATATACCCCAAAGAGATCACCATTGAGAAATCCTTGAGGTTGggattctcggctactaacaacGAAGCAGAATACGAAACTTTATTGatgggaatgagtatggtccAGAAAATGGATGGAAAGATAGCAGAATTATTCTCGGATTCAAGATTGGTAGTCGGCCAGGTGAAAGGAGAACTGGAAGCCCGAGATCCAAGAATGCAGGGGTATTTGAGTCAAGTTAGGCGTATGCAAACGAAATTTGAATCTTTCATCTTGTCGCATATCCCCTGA